One window of Planctomycetia bacterium genomic DNA carries:
- the tnpB gene encoding IS66 family insertion sequence element accessory protein TnpB produces MFLFFNRRHNSVKVLFFTGDGLAIFYRRLERGTFELPRTAADANTAGVEIKLSDLSLIL; encoded by the coding sequence CTGTTTCTGTTCTTCAATCGCCGTCACAACTCCGTGAAGGTACTGTTCTTCACGGGAGATGGACTAGCGATCTTCTATCGACGTCTCGAACGCGGCACTTTCGAGTTGCCGCGGACCGCAGCCGATGCGAACACGGCCGGCGTCGAGATCAAACTGAGCGATTTGTCGCTGATTCTGTAA